In a genomic window of Anoxybacter fermentans:
- a CDS encoding CotS family spore coat protein, producing MNKDLIHLIEKEYQIRINDYHPLKKAWVLQTNRGPFFLKSFVFRDGPRLQFIDGAMRHLIKRGFNHIIPFKRTKKGDPYISYAKEIYFMTPYIKARQCNYNNPDELSKAASLLAELHLASFGYRPSPDLNPQYFWGLWPRRFKEKIQHLYTFKNNLEKKANLDQFDQIFIEKFSYYFQKAHQALDQLLKSDYQRLMFNEQRFHSFCHHDYEYHNLLITPENHYYVIDFDYLLCDTHLHDLASLLIRAGRRSKWDEKKRELVIRAYHQIYPIHPEEIPIIQAMMLFPQVYWQVAFARYFENQPWPLERFINDISRKTKYEKARVKYIENLNIP from the coding sequence ATGAACAAAGATTTAATTCATCTTATCGAAAAAGAATATCAAATCCGTATCAATGATTATCATCCCTTAAAAAAGGCCTGGGTATTACAAACCAACCGGGGCCCCTTTTTTCTTAAATCCTTTGTCTTTCGGGATGGACCTAGACTTCAATTCATCGATGGTGCCATGCGGCATCTTATAAAACGCGGCTTTAACCATATCATTCCCTTTAAACGGACAAAAAAAGGCGACCCATATATCTCCTATGCAAAAGAAATTTACTTTATGACTCCATATATCAAAGCCCGACAGTGTAATTATAACAATCCGGATGAACTTTCTAAGGCCGCTTCACTTCTTGCCGAGCTTCATCTCGCCTCTTTCGGTTACCGACCTTCGCCGGACTTAAACCCTCAATACTTCTGGGGGCTCTGGCCCAGGCGCTTTAAAGAAAAAATCCAGCATCTATACACTTTCAAAAACAACCTCGAAAAAAAAGCCAACTTAGATCAATTTGATCAAATTTTTATAGAAAAATTTTCCTACTATTTTCAAAAGGCACATCAGGCTTTAGATCAGCTTTTAAAAAGCGACTATCAGCGTCTTATGTTTAATGAACAGCGATTCCACTCCTTCTGTCACCACGACTATGAATATCACAATCTGCTGATCACTCCTGAAAACCATTATTATGTAATCGATTTTGACTATCTTCTCTGTGATACCCATCTCCATGATCTGGCCAGTCTATTAATTAGAGCGGGCAGGCGATCCAAATGGGATGAGAAAAAACGGGAATTAGTAATCCGTGCCTATCACCAGATATATCCCATCCACCCAGAAGAGATTCCTATAATCCAGGCTATGATGCTATTCCCTCAGGTATATTGGCAGGTCGCTTTTGCTCGCTATTTTGAAAACCAACCCTGGCCTTTAGAAAGGTTTATAAATGATATCTCCCGTAAAACCAAATATGAAAAGGCACGTGTCAAATATATTGAAAATCTAAACATTCCTTAA
- a CDS encoding GH1 family beta-glucosidase, producing MHRRYFPEDFIWGAATASYQIEGAYNEDGKGESIWDRFSHTPGKILNGDTGDVACDHYHRFREDVKLMKELGLDSYRFSISWPRVLPEGKGQVNEKGLDFYKQLVDQLLKAGIDPAITLYHWDLPQALQEKGGWANRDTAKYFVEYANLIFKELGDVVPLWITHNEPWVVSFPGHAFGEHAPGIKNYQTALQVAHNLLLSHGMAVQSFRQLGLPGKIGITLNLTPVYPFSDNEADQKACDLQDAFINRWFLDPIFEGSYPEELHQIYRKKVGEFIIKNDDLEIINQKIDFLGINYYLRLVVKHNPDYNIFGVETVKPEGREYTEMGWEVYPEGLYDLLIRLHKDYAPEALYITENGAAYQDQIDADGRVHDQKRIAYLKAHLKNAHRAIEAGVPVKGYYIWSLMDNFEWAFGYSKRFGLIYINYDNQQRILKDSAYWYRTIIAKNYIED from the coding sequence ATGCATAGGAGATATTTCCCTGAAGATTTTATCTGGGGAGCTGCTACTGCTTCATATCAAATTGAAGGAGCTTATAATGAAGATGGAAAAGGAGAATCCATCTGGGATCGCTTTAGCCATACTCCTGGCAAAATATTAAATGGAGATACCGGAGATGTTGCCTGTGATCACTATCACCGATTTAGAGAAGATGTAAAATTAATGAAAGAATTAGGCCTCGACTCTTACCGTTTTTCCATCTCCTGGCCCAGAGTATTACCGGAAGGTAAAGGTCAGGTAAATGAAAAAGGGCTGGATTTTTATAAGCAGTTGGTAGATCAGCTTTTAAAAGCCGGAATTGACCCAGCTATCACCCTTTACCATTGGGATCTGCCACAGGCTTTACAGGAAAAAGGAGGTTGGGCAAATCGTGATACTGCAAAATATTTCGTCGAATATGCCAATTTAATTTTTAAAGAATTAGGAGATGTAGTACCCCTCTGGATTACCCACAATGAACCCTGGGTTGTCTCTTTTCCAGGCCACGCTTTTGGTGAACATGCTCCGGGAATAAAAAATTATCAAACTGCTCTTCAGGTAGCCCATAATTTATTACTTTCCCACGGAATGGCAGTTCAAAGTTTTCGTCAGTTGGGTTTACCCGGAAAGATTGGTATCACTTTAAACCTGACTCCTGTTTATCCTTTTTCAGATAATGAGGCAGATCAAAAAGCCTGTGATTTACAGGATGCTTTTATCAATCGCTGGTTTTTAGACCCGATCTTTGAAGGAAGTTATCCAGAAGAACTCCATCAAATTTATCGTAAAAAAGTTGGTGAATTTATAATAAAAAATGACGATCTGGAAATTATTAATCAAAAGATCGACTTTCTTGGAATTAATTATTATTTAAGGTTGGTAGTAAAACACAATCCAGATTATAATATCTTTGGAGTCGAAACAGTAAAACCCGAAGGACGGGAATACACCGAGATGGGCTGGGAAGTCTATCCAGAAGGCCTGTATGATCTATTGATCAGGTTACATAAAGATTACGCTCCTGAAGCCCTCTATATTACAGAAAATGGTGCCGCATATCAGGATCAGATAGATGCTGATGGTAGAGTTCATGATCAAAAGAGGATTGCTTATTTAAAAGCACATCTCAAAAACGCACATCGAGCTATAGAGGCAGGAGTTCCCGTAAAAGGATATTATATCTGGTCATTGATGGACAATTTTGAATGGGCATTTGGTTATAGTAAGAGATTTGGTCTAATTTATATTAACTATGACAATCAGCAACGGATTTTAAAAGATAGTGCTTACTGGTATCGGACTATAATTGCTAAAAATTACATTGAAGATTAG
- a CDS encoding CotS family spore coat protein — protein MERREVFKALETWGIRPEKVRRVRGVFKVWTDREIYCLKPVKDSKKRLLFFDSVIRYVKSRGFQVLASYIHTPEGEPFGNYDGQNLILTPWIEGKEIRYRSIKEMIGAAKVLAEFHKAAEGYKPEPGIKVKDKLGKWPEKLARRVGDIEFYIELAEKEGSDFDWYFLKNADRILKDTKEAFIALRDSVYYKKVEESRNLTQICHGDPARRNFLIDKKGQIHLIDYDSMKLDLPITDLWRLLRRTLNRDQWDIDVIRRILDGYTEVRPLDQEDYQLLAIFLTFPEKVWRILRKYYEKRGRDGWSYKRLFRKLRKFLAQQENRARFLSEFKMIYCEE, from the coding sequence ATGGAGAGAAGAGAGGTCTTTAAAGCACTTGAAACCTGGGGAATTAGGCCTGAGAAAGTACGCCGAGTTAGAGGTGTTTTTAAAGTCTGGACTGACCGGGAGATTTATTGTCTAAAGCCGGTTAAGGATAGCAAAAAAAGGCTACTCTTTTTTGATTCGGTGATTAGATATGTCAAGAGCCGTGGTTTTCAGGTTCTGGCTTCATATATACATACACCTGAAGGAGAACCTTTTGGTAATTATGATGGTCAGAATCTAATTTTAACTCCCTGGATTGAAGGAAAGGAGATTAGATATCGCTCAATAAAAGAGATGATCGGCGCTGCCAAGGTTTTGGCAGAGTTTCATAAGGCAGCTGAAGGTTATAAACCGGAGCCTGGTATTAAAGTTAAAGATAAATTAGGTAAATGGCCTGAGAAGCTGGCTCGTCGGGTAGGGGATATTGAATTTTACATTGAGTTAGCAGAAAAAGAAGGGTCAGATTTTGACTGGTATTTTCTTAAAAATGCAGACAGGATTTTAAAAGATACTAAGGAAGCTTTTATAGCCCTAAGGGATTCGGTCTATTATAAAAAAGTAGAAGAAAGCAGAAATCTTACTCAAATTTGTCATGGTGATCCAGCCAGGCGAAATTTTCTTATAGACAAAAAGGGCCAGATTCATTTAATTGATTATGACTCAATGAAGTTAGATTTGCCTATAACTGATCTCTGGCGTTTGCTCAGGCGGACTTTAAATCGTGATCAGTGGGATATAGATGTGATACGAAGGATTCTTGATGGATATACGGAGGTACGTCCTTTAGATCAGGAGGACTATCAATTACTTGCCATCTTTTTAACCTTCCCTGAAAAGGTCTGGCGCATTTTACGTAAATATTATGAGAAACGGGGACGGGATGGCTGGTCTTATAAACGATTATTTAGAAAATTACGCAAATTTCTGGCTCAGCAAGAGAACAGAGCCAGATTTCTATCAGAATTTAAAATGATTTATTGTGAAGAATAG
- a CDS encoding LacI family DNA-binding transcriptional regulator → MPVTINDIAKAANVSKATVSYVINNKPGVSEVTRQKILQIMKEMNYRPNAVARGLAGQKTEMLGLVIPDITDMFYADIIRGVENTANRFNYTLNLCTTHAEPQKEKDVVDSFTSGRVDGVILMTYHLNIDYIYELKKRGIPFVFIDCPIDDESIYSIIVDNEEGGYKATEYLIKLGHKEIAFIHGSRDSWDNESRFKGYCRALKDYGLKFQEEFIKHGEFQKIGGYQVTKELLKLEKKPTAIFAANDQMALGALSAILEAGLKVPDDISIIGFDDIEAAALVDPPLTTISQPTAKMGQKAVELLMDLIRGEEPEPRKILLKTVLVERGSCA, encoded by the coding sequence ATGCCTGTTACCATTAATGACATCGCTAAAGCAGCAAATGTCTCTAAAGCTACTGTATCATATGTAATTAATAATAAACCTGGTGTTAGTGAGGTAACACGTCAAAAAATACTCCAGATAATGAAGGAAATGAACTATCGACCCAATGCTGTTGCTCGTGGTCTAGCCGGGCAAAAAACAGAGATGTTGGGTTTAGTGATACCTGATATCACTGATATGTTTTATGCAGATATTATCAGAGGTGTTGAAAATACTGCTAATAGGTTCAATTATACCTTAAATTTATGCACCACCCATGCAGAACCGCAAAAAGAGAAGGATGTGGTTGATTCATTTACCAGTGGACGTGTTGATGGTGTGATTCTGATGACCTATCATTTAAATATTGATTATATTTATGAATTAAAAAAGCGAGGAATCCCGTTTGTATTTATTGACTGCCCTATAGATGATGAGTCTATCTATTCAATTATTGTAGATAATGAAGAAGGTGGATATAAGGCCACTGAATATTTAATAAAGTTGGGACATAAAGAGATTGCTTTTATCCACGGTTCCCGGGACTCATGGGATAATGAATCCAGATTTAAGGGTTACTGTAGGGCTTTGAAAGATTATGGTTTAAAATTTCAAGAGGAGTTTATCAAGCATGGTGAATTTCAAAAAATAGGCGGATATCAGGTTACTAAAGAATTGCTTAAGTTAGAAAAAAAACCAACTGCCATTTTTGCTGCCAATGACCAGATGGCCCTTGGGGCTTTAAGTGCTATTTTAGAAGCAGGTCTTAAAGTACCTGATGATATTTCCATTATTGGTTTTGACGATATTGAAGCAGCAGCATTGGTGGATCCACCTTTGACTACTATTAGTCAGCCTACTGCTAAAATGGGACAAAAAGCCGTCGAACTTCTTATGGATTTAATTAGGGGAGAAGAACCTGAGCCAAGGAAAATTTTATTAAAAACAGTCCTTGTTGAAAGGGGTTCCTGTGCTTAA
- a CDS encoding glucoamylase family protein: MRKSIGLLGFLIITIVLSAVAMAGTEGENGYIWSMETQKEVAGYGNDNTGAKFVLNSKIVYQGQSSVEVIPSGEAIETKLDLNLSGDKLKIWNNGDVVVLNVYLPEKNSLNPTSFFLGMADVTGEWKWIDGVFSETEVQPGWNEIRYHLSENMKNLKMNHKYKLYFAFIGFDENNVKVPLTESFYIDGIRVEPLQISSTVKYIWTMDSEKEINNFDDDNTGTRFALNSEIVYQGQHSLAVIPSGEAVETKIALDLVGEKINLWAGNDEVIINIYLPEDNELNPQMFFLGMADVTEEWSWIGGVFSKTEVKPGWNQVRYPLADVMKKLDSSRKYKIYLAFAGFDKANNKIPLTEKFYIDGIYVEQKKALSLEERLNLVPEEIKKEVASLLKMDTEDLLNAVSKKTFDYFWLEANPENGLIKDRSTEDSPCSIAAVGFGLTAIPVGIERGWISRVEGFERILTTLRTFAEGGVEGKNGFFYHFVDMKTGRRVGNSELSSIDTAIFIAGALFAGEYFKGTIIERLAQQLYEDVNWQWMMNDGDTLAMGWKPEAGFLNARWDSFNEGLLAYILAIGSPTYPIPAESWDAIYRPVNDNYINLPMEVLFVYQYPHIWIDFRDKEDKYANYWNNSVIATRINRLFAVLNRYNYKSYDLNIWGISASDGPAGYKAYGASEGNHDGTIAPYASIASMPFTPELSIAAMKEMLKKYGPLIWGKYGFVSAFNVDQNWFSDQHIGIDQGDILLMIENYRTGFVWKYFMQNESIQRALDKIGFVEKKADYAVTPGYQAEFEKMRLAPKDKKAVAHRLEGTIQVDGDLSEWQGQKYYVVDEDMNVPAGGLQKVDKRKQILHSKFYIQWDDKYLYLAADVSDEVVVSNIAPEDKGGYYRTDSIEFYLDPGRAGSDAGIMKLAILPFDTEGNVQAVRHEDAKPGPIAEVGPDIKVASKRTESGYAIEVAIPFADLGIKPKSGTILGFCHTIHNSNKEDAKIGEYVRTNMLAWNNLPEIWANPELWGQLILE, from the coding sequence ATGCGAAAATCAATAGGCCTATTGGGATTTTTAATCATAACCATTGTTTTGTCTGCTGTGGCAATGGCAGGTACAGAGGGAGAAAACGGGTATATCTGGTCTATGGAGACTCAAAAAGAGGTAGCCGGTTATGGTAATGATAATACTGGTGCTAAGTTTGTCTTAAACTCAAAGATTGTTTATCAGGGCCAGAGTTCTGTTGAAGTGATACCCAGTGGAGAAGCAATAGAAACTAAACTTGATCTTAATCTGTCTGGAGATAAGCTTAAAATTTGGAACAATGGTGATGTAGTGGTTTTGAATGTGTACTTACCTGAGAAAAATTCATTAAATCCTACCAGTTTCTTTCTAGGTATGGCTGATGTGACTGGTGAGTGGAAATGGATAGATGGTGTATTCTCTGAAACAGAAGTACAGCCTGGTTGGAATGAGATTCGTTATCATCTTTCTGAAAATATGAAAAATCTAAAAATGAATCATAAATATAAGCTATATTTTGCGTTTATTGGGTTTGACGAAAATAATGTCAAGGTTCCCTTAACTGAAAGTTTCTATATTGACGGGATAAGGGTAGAACCATTACAGATTTCATCTACTGTCAAATATATCTGGACAATGGATAGTGAAAAAGAAATTAACAATTTTGATGATGATAATACAGGAACCAGATTTGCATTAAATAGTGAGATAGTTTATCAAGGGCAGCATTCTTTGGCAGTCATCCCCAGTGGAGAAGCTGTTGAAACAAAGATTGCTTTAGATCTGGTTGGGGAAAAAATAAATCTCTGGGCTGGTAATGATGAGGTTATCATAAACATCTATTTGCCTGAGGATAATGAGCTAAATCCTCAAATGTTCTTTTTGGGGATGGCTGATGTAACTGAGGAATGGTCCTGGATTGGCGGTGTTTTTTCTAAGACAGAAGTTAAGCCGGGTTGGAATCAGGTCCGTTATCCATTGGCAGATGTGATGAAAAAACTTGATTCTTCAAGGAAATATAAAATTTATCTTGCTTTTGCTGGATTTGATAAAGCCAATAATAAGATTCCTTTGACAGAAAAATTTTATATTGACGGAATTTATGTAGAGCAAAAGAAAGCTCTAAGCTTAGAAGAACGATTGAACCTTGTCCCTGAGGAGATAAAAAAGGAAGTTGCTTCACTTTTAAAGATGGATACTGAAGATTTGCTGAACGCTGTTTCAAAAAAGACCTTTGACTATTTCTGGTTGGAGGCAAATCCTGAAAATGGCTTGATCAAAGACAGAAGCACAGAAGATTCTCCGTGTAGTATCGCTGCAGTCGGTTTTGGATTGACTGCTATACCTGTGGGAATTGAAAGAGGTTGGATTTCCAGGGTAGAAGGTTTTGAGCGAATTTTAACTACCCTCCGTACTTTTGCAGAAGGGGGCGTAGAGGGCAAGAATGGTTTCTTTTATCACTTTGTGGATATGAAAACAGGAAGAAGAGTCGGTAATAGTGAGTTGTCTTCTATTGATACAGCCATCTTTATTGCCGGTGCCCTCTTTGCGGGTGAATATTTTAAAGGCACAATTATTGAGAGATTAGCTCAACAGCTTTATGAAGATGTAAACTGGCAGTGGATGATGAATGATGGTGATACTCTGGCAATGGGCTGGAAACCAGAAGCTGGTTTTTTGAATGCACGTTGGGATTCATTTAACGAAGGTCTTCTGGCATATATCCTGGCAATAGGTTCACCAACTTATCCTATTCCAGCAGAGTCCTGGGATGCAATTTATCGGCCTGTAAATGACAATTACATCAATCTGCCCATGGAAGTATTGTTTGTTTACCAGTATCCCCATATCTGGATTGATTTCAGAGATAAAGAAGATAAATATGCTAACTACTGGAATAACTCTGTAATTGCTACCAGAATAAATCGCTTATTTGCCGTTTTGAACCGGTATAATTATAAGTCCTATGATTTGAATATCTGGGGAATCAGTGCTTCTGACGGTCCTGCAGGATATAAAGCCTATGGTGCTTCTGAGGGAAACCATGATGGTACTATTGCTCCTTATGCTTCCATAGCATCCATGCCCTTTACTCCGGAGCTTTCAATTGCTGCTATGAAAGAGATGCTTAAAAAATATGGTCCTCTTATCTGGGGTAAATATGGTTTTGTTAGTGCATTTAATGTAGACCAGAACTGGTTTTCTGATCAACATATCGGTATTGATCAGGGTGACATTCTGCTGATGATCGAGAATTATAGAACCGGTTTTGTCTGGAAGTATTTTATGCAGAATGAAAGTATTCAGAGGGCTCTGGATAAAATCGGATTTGTTGAGAAAAAAGCTGACTATGCTGTTACTCCAGGTTATCAGGCAGAATTTGAAAAGATGCGGCTTGCTCCAAAAGACAAAAAAGCAGTAGCCCATAGATTGGAAGGTACGATTCAGGTAGATGGTGATCTCTCAGAGTGGCAGGGCCAGAAATACTATGTTGTCGATGAAGATATGAATGTTCCTGCAGGAGGATTACAGAAGGTTGATAAGAGGAAGCAGATTCTTCATAGCAAGTTTTATATCCAGTGGGATGATAAATATCTCTATCTGGCAGCTGATGTTTCTGATGAGGTGGTAGTTAGCAATATTGCACCAGAAGATAAAGGTGGTTATTACCGTACTGATTCTATTGAGTTTTACCTTGATCCAGGAAGGGCTGGCTCAGATGCAGGAATCATGAAACTTGCAATTCTTCCATTTGATACTGAAGGTAATGTTCAGGCAGTACGCCATGAGGATGCTAAGCCAGGGCCAATTGCTGAAGTGGGGCCAGATATCAAAGTAGCTTCAAAACGAACCGAATCGGGATATGCTATTGAGGTAGCCATTCCCTTTGCCGATCTGGGTATAAAACCTAAGTCAGGTACTATTTTAGGTTTCTGCCATACCATCCATAATAGTAACAAAGAAGATGCAAAAATTGGGGAGTATGTAAGAACCAATATGTTAGCCTGGAATAACCTTCCTGAAATCTGGGCCAATCCTGAATTATGGGGTCAATTGATTTTGGAGTAA
- a CDS encoding metallophosphoesterase family protein gives MRIGVIADTHIPDKYHKLSSRIIEAFSGVDLILHCGDIIEMKILDQLKEIAPVEAVAGNHDLERNLDLPRKKVLDLNGYRIGMIHGDELNGLYVNKTQLKEWLYQVLVEPFINEKGLDIIVFGHYHQPLLESFRVEFYPENQPFKKLKKDVLVFNPGMPIRNRHLSSVGFIELGRDEICIDLKVFTYPRNR, from the coding sequence ATGAGAATTGGTGTAATTGCAGATACCCATATTCCAGATAAGTATCATAAACTGAGTTCCCGGATTATAGAAGCCTTTTCCGGGGTTGATTTGATACTCCATTGCGGAGATATAATAGAAATGAAGATTCTGGATCAGTTAAAGGAGATAGCTCCTGTAGAGGCTGTTGCAGGAAACCATGATTTAGAACGTAATTTAGATTTGCCCCGCAAAAAAGTTCTTGATCTTAATGGATATCGGATTGGTATGATTCATGGTGATGAGCTAAATGGTCTTTATGTAAACAAAACTCAACTTAAAGAATGGCTCTATCAGGTTTTAGTTGAACCCTTCATCAATGAAAAGGGTCTGGATATAATTGTCTTTGGCCATTATCACCAACCATTACTGGAGAGCTTCCGGGTAGAATTTTATCCAGAAAATCAACCTTTTAAAAAACTGAAAAAAGATGTTTTAGTCTTTAACCCAGGTATGCCGATAAGAAATCGCCATTTGTCCAGTGTTGGCTTTATTGAATTGGGTCGGGATGAGATATGTATTGATTTGAAGGTTTTTACTTATCCGCGGAATAGGTAG
- a CDS encoding GH36-type glycosyl hydrolase domain-containing protein encodes MTVFQNKYGYFDEEGKEYVITRPDTPRPWVNVICPGDYGLVISQTGGGYSWKTHASLNRITRWEQDLIRDDWGKYVYLRDDNTGYFWSLTWKPVCQNPEFYQVHHGIGYSKFISRNYGIRSQLTIFIPKDDPVEIWWVELTNESNQEKTLSLFTYLEWGLGVAPDSHREFHKIFIETEFDGKLNTLLSRKRFWELPNEKGQHWNRDWEYVAFHSVNEPVVSFEGDKENFLGMYGSLQAPAAIKKGRLTNSCGKWGDAIGSLHNQVKISPGESIQLVYLLGAVKKEEMTRLEELILKYQNLKTVEKAFTEVKRFWNQLLSTLEVKTPDVGFNLMNNVWLKYQAISGRIWGRTGYYQAGGAYGFRDQLQDSQIFLLIDPDKTAEQIKLHAAHQFPEGRVNHWWHPLSEIGAENNISDNLLWLPFVTIKYLKETGNFDFLDEKVPYKNGEEATIYQHCCQAIEYSLSKRSKRGLPLIGDGDWNDGMNAVGFAGKGESIWLGHFLYGILKDFTIVAEKYDDVNRAARYRKEAKNLKKAINDYGWNGEWYIRAVCDDGYVMGSKECKEGKIFLNAQTWAILNDVADEERAKKVFRSVEKYLIREYGPILFYPAYKKPYPNIGYLSRYAPGVRENGGLYTHAATWAVLAACKLGYGEKAYRILKSFLPPYRGQNPDLYKVEPYVTPGNVDGPDSPNFGRGGWSWYTGSAAWTFLVAIEGILGIKAEWDGLRIEPAIPTEWEEFFVSRQYRGATYQIYFKKIQKEEAGIYIDGERLKGNVIFPHGDGKIHKVEVFFK; translated from the coding sequence ATGACAGTTTTTCAAAATAAATACGGTTATTTTGATGAAGAAGGGAAAGAGTATGTTATTACCAGACCGGATACACCCAGGCCCTGGGTTAATGTGATCTGTCCGGGAGATTATGGACTTGTTATTTCTCAGACTGGTGGAGGTTATAGCTGGAAAACTCACGCATCATTAAATCGGATAACCCGTTGGGAACAGGATCTAATCAGGGATGATTGGGGTAAATATGTTTACCTCAGAGATGATAATACAGGATACTTCTGGTCTCTAACATGGAAACCTGTCTGTCAAAATCCCGAATTCTATCAGGTTCATCATGGTATAGGCTATTCAAAATTCATTTCTAGAAATTATGGTATTCGTAGTCAGTTGACAATATTTATTCCCAAAGATGATCCGGTAGAAATCTGGTGGGTTGAGCTTACTAATGAATCAAATCAGGAAAAAACCCTTTCTCTCTTTACTTATCTGGAATGGGGACTTGGAGTTGCACCCGATTCTCACCGTGAATTCCATAAAATTTTTATTGAAACTGAATTCGACGGGAAATTAAATACCCTTTTGAGCAGAAAAAGATTCTGGGAACTTCCAAATGAAAAGGGCCAGCACTGGAATCGAGACTGGGAATATGTGGCATTTCATAGTGTTAACGAGCCTGTCGTTAGTTTTGAAGGTGATAAAGAAAATTTTCTGGGTATGTATGGTTCTTTACAAGCTCCTGCTGCTATCAAAAAAGGTAGATTAACTAATTCCTGTGGTAAATGGGGAGATGCTATTGGAAGTCTACACAATCAGGTAAAAATAAGTCCCGGTGAAAGTATTCAACTTGTTTATCTACTTGGGGCTGTTAAAAAAGAAGAGATGACCCGGCTTGAAGAGTTAATTCTGAAATATCAAAATCTTAAGACAGTTGAAAAGGCTTTTACTGAGGTTAAGAGATTCTGGAATCAGCTGTTATCAACTTTGGAAGTTAAAACTCCAGATGTGGGTTTTAATCTGATGAACAACGTCTGGTTAAAATATCAAGCTATTTCGGGCAGGATCTGGGGTAGAACTGGATATTACCAGGCCGGAGGAGCTTACGGTTTTAGGGATCAACTTCAGGATAGCCAGATCTTTCTTCTAATAGACCCGGATAAAACTGCTGAACAGATCAAACTGCATGCAGCCCATCAATTTCCAGAAGGAAGGGTTAACCATTGGTGGCATCCTCTCTCAGAGATTGGAGCAGAGAATAATATCTCAGACAATCTCCTCTGGTTACCCTTTGTTACAATAAAATATCTTAAAGAAACCGGTAATTTTGATTTTCTCGATGAAAAGGTTCCATATAAAAATGGCGAGGAAGCTACTATTTATCAACACTGCTGTCAGGCTATTGAATACAGCCTATCTAAAAGGAGTAAAAGAGGTCTTCCTTTAATAGGTGATGGTGATTGGAATGATGGCATGAATGCAGTAGGTTTTGCAGGAAAGGGTGAAAGTATCTGGTTGGGCCATTTTCTATATGGTATTTTAAAAGATTTTACAATAGTTGCTGAAAAGTATGATGACGTAAATAGGGCTGCGAGATATCGAAAAGAAGCTAAGAATTTGAAAAAGGCCATCAATGACTATGGCTGGAATGGAGAATGGTATATCAGAGCTGTTTGTGATGATGGATATGTTATGGGGAGCAAAGAGTGTAAAGAAGGTAAAATCTTTCTTAATGCTCAGACCTGGGCCATTCTTAACGATGTGGCCGATGAAGAGCGTGCAAAAAAAGTTTTCAGGTCTGTGGAGAAATATTTGATAAGGGAGTACGGACCTATTCTCTTTTACCCAGCATATAAAAAGCCTTATCCCAATATTGGTTATCTGAGCCGATATGCACCAGGGGTAAGGGAGAATGGAGGTTTATATACCCATGCTGCTACCTGGGCTGTTCTGGCGGCCTGTAAACTTGGATATGGTGAAAAGGCCTACCGGATATTAAAAAGTTTTTTACCACCATATAGAGGTCAGAATCCCGATTTATATAAAGTAGAACCTTATGTAACTCCGGGTAATGTGGACGGACCTGATTCTCCCAACTTTGGTAGAGGAGGTTGGAGTTGGTACACTGGTTCAGCAGCCTGGACTTTCCTGGTAGCAATAGAGGGAATTTTAGGAATTAAAGCTGAATGGGATGGATTGCGAATCGAACCAGCCATTCCTACAGAATGGGAAGAATTTTTCGTTTCCCGTCAATACCGGGGAGCAACTTATCAGATTTATTTTAAAAAGATTCAGAAAGAAGAGGCCGGGATCTATATAGATGGTGAAAGATTAAAAGGAAATGTAATTTTTCCACATGGTGATGGGAAGATACATAAGGTAGAGGTGTTTTTTAAATAA